The Marinilongibacter aquaticus genome has a window encoding:
- a CDS encoding DNA-directed RNA polymerase subunit alpha, with translation MSILAFQMPDKVVMEKADDFHGFFEFKPLEKGYGVTIGNALRRILLSSLEGYAITAVRFPGVLHEFSSIEGVVDDVTEIILNLKQVRFKKVSDYVDNKISVKVKNQTELTAGDIAKFTQSFEILNPELVIARLDSKKELEFEVVVDKGRGYVASEEQKNNDLPVGFIAVDSIYTPIKNVKFTVENTRVEQRTDFEKLLLEIKTDGSIHPEKALQESANILIQHFLKFTDENMVFDTTGDDANEMVDEEFLHMRKLLKTSLQDLDLSVRAYNCLKSADIRTLGDLTRLEVADMMKFRNFGKKSLTELEQLVAEKGLHFGMDVSKYKLDED, from the coding sequence ATGTCAATTTTAGCATTTCAAATGCCCGATAAGGTCGTCATGGAGAAAGCTGACGACTTCCATGGTTTTTTTGAGTTTAAACCACTTGAAAAGGGTTATGGGGTAACCATAGGGAATGCTTTGCGTCGAATTTTGCTCTCTTCGCTCGAAGGGTACGCAATCACGGCCGTAAGGTTTCCGGGTGTTCTCCATGAATTTTCATCGATAGAAGGTGTTGTAGATGATGTCACTGAGATCATTTTGAATCTGAAACAAGTAAGATTCAAAAAGGTATCTGACTATGTAGATAATAAAATATCCGTCAAAGTTAAAAATCAAACTGAGCTTACAGCTGGCGATATCGCCAAGTTTACGCAAAGTTTTGAAATCCTGAATCCAGAACTTGTAATCGCCCGATTGGACTCCAAAAAAGAATTGGAATTCGAAGTTGTGGTAGACAAGGGCAGAGGCTATGTGGCTTCTGAAGAGCAAAAGAACAACGATTTGCCAGTTGGTTTTATCGCTGTAGATTCAATTTACACGCCGATCAAAAACGTGAAGTTCACTGTGGAAAACACACGTGTGGAACAACGTACCGACTTCGAAAAATTGCTTTTGGAAATTAAAACCGATGGTTCGATCCATCCGGAAAAAGCTCTTCAAGAATCGGCCAATATCTTGATCCAACACTTCTTGAAATTCACCGACGAAAACATGGTGTTCGATACCACTGGCGACGACGCCAACGAAATGGTGGATGAAGAATTCTTGCACATGCGTAAGTTGTTGAAAACTTCATTGCAGGATTTGGATCTTTCTGTGCGTGCGTACAATTGCTTGAAATCTGCGGATATCCGTACTTTGGGCGATTTGACACGTTTGGAAGTGGCCGATATGATGAAATTCAGAAACTTTGGTAAGAAGTCGCTTACAGAATTGGAGCAACTTGTAGCCGAGAAAGGTCTGCATTTCGGTATGGATGTATCGAAATACAAATTGGACGAAGATTAA
- the rpsK gene encoding 30S ribosomal protein S11 yields the protein MAQAKRKDKAKKRVVIVEPVGQVHIKASFNNIIISVTNSTGQVISWASAGKMGFRGSKKNTPYAAQTAAQDCGQKAYEAGMRKAEVFVKGPGSGRESAIRTIQSVGIEVMSITDVTPLPHNGCRPPKRRRV from the coding sequence ATGGCTCAAGCTAAAAGAAAAGACAAGGCAAAAAAGAGAGTAGTAATTGTAGAACCTGTAGGTCAGGTGCACATCAAAGCTTCTTTCAACAATATCATCATCTCTGTAACCAACAGTACAGGACAAGTAATCTCTTGGGCATCGGCTGGTAAAATGGGTTTCAGAGGATCAAAGAAAAACACACCTTACGCAGCACAAACTGCAGCTCAGGATTGTGGACAGAAAGCGTACGAAGCTGGAATGCGTAAAGCAGAAGTATTTGTGAAAGGACCAGGATCTGGAAGAGAATCTGCAATCCGTACCATTCAAAGCGTAGGTATCGAAGTAATGTCTATCACCGACGTGACACCATTGCCTCACAATGGCTGTCGTCCTCCAAAAAGAAGAAGAGTTTAA
- the ykgO gene encoding type B 50S ribosomal protein L36 has product MKVKASVKKRSADCKVIRRKGKIYVINKKNPKFKQRQG; this is encoded by the coding sequence ATGAAAGTAAAAGCATCAGTTAAAAAACGCAGTGCCGATTGCAAGGTGATTCGCCGCAAGGGCAAGATTTATGTGATCAACAAAAAGAATCCAAAATTTAAACAAAGACAAGGATAA
- the rpsM gene encoding 30S ribosomal protein S13 has product MRISGVDIPDNKRGVISLTYIFGVGKSTASKILEKAEISEDKKAGEWSDDEANAVRNIISEEFMVEGALRSDVQLNIKRLMDIGCYRGLRHRRGLPLRGQKTKNNSRTRKGRRKTVANKKKATK; this is encoded by the coding sequence ATGAGGATTTCAGGTGTAGATATTCCGGATAATAAGAGGGGTGTCATTTCTTTGACATACATATTTGGTGTCGGCAAGAGTACTGCCAGCAAAATTTTAGAAAAAGCCGAGATTTCGGAAGATAAAAAGGCGGGTGAGTGGTCTGATGACGAAGCAAACGCGGTACGTAACATCATCTCGGAAGAGTTCATGGTAGAAGGTGCCTTGCGTTCAGATGTGCAATTGAACATCAAACGTTTGATGGACATCGGTTGTTACCGTGGCTTGAGACACCGTAGAGGTTTGCCTTTGCGTGGTCAGAAAACCAAGAACAACTCGAGAACCAGAAAAGGTAGACGTAAGACTGTAGCCAACAAGAAAAAAGCTACTAAGTAA
- the rplQ gene encoding 50S ribosomal protein L17, which translates to MRHGKKVNHLGRTKAHRDAMLSNMASSLFKSKRIKTTLAKAKSLRMFAEPLITKAKKDTTHSRRVVFSYLQDKEAVKELFDVVAEKVAERNGGYTRIIKLGTRLGDNAEMALIELVDFNELLLADSESEESTGGRRRRRRGGKKSEADETVETVAAETEEAPTAEETNEESADSSEEEKEA; encoded by the coding sequence ATGAGACACGGAAAAAAAGTAAATCATTTAGGAAGAACCAAAGCTCACCGCGATGCGATGTTGAGTAACATGGCTTCATCATTGTTCAAAAGCAAGCGTATCAAAACGACTTTGGCCAAAGCCAAGTCTTTGAGAATGTTTGCAGAGCCTTTGATCACGAAAGCCAAGAAAGACACCACGCACTCTCGTCGAGTTGTGTTCTCTTATTTGCAAGACAAAGAAGCCGTTAAAGAGCTTTTCGACGTAGTAGCCGAAAAAGTGGCCGAAAGAAATGGTGGTTATACAAGAATCATCAAATTGGGTACACGTTTGGGTGACAACGCAGAAATGGCTTTGATTGAATTGGTAGACTTCAACGAACTGTTGCTTGCCGATAGCGAAAGCGAGGAAAGTACAGGAGGACGCAGAAGAAGACGCAGAGGCGGAAAGAAATCTGAAGCTGATGAAACAGTTGAAACTGTGGCTGCGGAAACTGAAGAAGCTCCAACAGCTGAAGAAACAAACGAAGAGTCTGCAGATTCTTCAGAAGAGGAAAAAGAAGCTTAA
- the rpsD gene encoding 30S ribosomal protein S4, translated as MARYTGPKAKISRKFGEPVMGPSKALQKKNYAPGQHGRGRRGKKSEYALQLQEKQKVKYTYGMLEKQFARFFHLAAVRPGQTGTNLIQLCESRLDNLVYRMGIAPTRRAARQLVSHKHVVVDGEIVNVPSFLVKPGQLVAVREKSKALDTIVDSVSVNSASKYSWIEWNASDMTGKFVSYPERDLVPENFNDQAVVELYNK; from the coding sequence ATGGCAAGATATACAGGTCCAAAGGCTAAAATTTCAAGAAAGTTTGGTGAACCCGTAATGGGGCCAAGCAAGGCCTTACAGAAAAAGAATTATGCACCGGGTCAGCATGGCCGTGGCAGAAGAGGTAAGAAATCTGAATATGCATTGCAGCTTCAGGAAAAGCAAAAAGTGAAATATACCTACGGTATGTTGGAAAAGCAATTTGCTCGTTTCTTCCACTTGGCAGCCGTAAGACCGGGCCAAACAGGTACCAACTTGATTCAATTGTGTGAATCACGTTTGGACAACTTGGTTTACCGTATGGGTATTGCCCCTACAAGACGTGCCGCAAGACAGTTGGTTTCGCACAAACACGTGGTTGTAGACGGTGAAATCGTGAATGTACCTTCGTTCTTGGTAAAACCAGGGCAGTTGGTTGCTGTACGCGAAAAGTCGAAAGCTCTCGACACTATTGTGGATAGTGTAAGCGTAAATTCGGCAAGTAAATATAGCTGGATTGAATGGAATGCATCAGATATGACGGGTAAATTCGTGTCCTATCCAGAAAGAGATCTTGTACCTGAGAACTTCAATGATCAGGCGGTTGTCGAATTGTACAACAAATAA
- the infA gene encoding translation initiation factor IF-1, translating to MAKQANIQVDGIITEALSNAMFRVELENKHEVIAHISGKMRMHYIRILPGDKVKLEMSPYDLTKARIVYRYK from the coding sequence ATGGCAAAACAAGCAAACATACAAGTAGACGGAATTATAACGGAAGCTCTTTCCAATGCGATGTTTCGCGTAGAATTGGAAAATAAGCACGAAGTTATTGCACATATCTCAGGAAAGATGAGAATGCATTATATTCGCATCTTGCCGGGAGATAAGGTGAAGTTGGAGATGTCTCCATACGACCTCACCAAAGCGAGAATTGTATATAGATATAAGTAA